A part of Prionailurus viverrinus isolate Anna chromosome E1, UM_Priviv_1.0, whole genome shotgun sequence genomic DNA contains:
- the TMEM238L gene encoding transmembrane protein 238-like, translating to MLLGRRWGRCNLGRCVLFLVLALLLDAVGLVLLLLGVFASLDYWDFLVYTGALTLVFSLLFWITWYSLNIEVPLEKLDL from the coding sequence ATGCTCCTGGGGAGGCGCTGGGGAAGATGCAACCTGGGGCGCTGTGTACTCTTCCTTGTGCTGGCCCTGCTGCTCGACGCCGTGGGCCTGGTCCTTCTGCTGCTGGGCGTCTTCGCCTCCCTCGATTACTGGGACTTCTTGGTCTACACGGGGGCCCTGACCCTGGTGTTCAGCCTGCTCTTCTGGATCACCTGGTATTCCCTCAACATCGAGGTACCTCTTGAGAAGCTGGACTTGTAG
- the PIRT gene encoding phosphoinositide-interacting protein, translated as MEALPRALEVEEKSPESKDLLPSQTASSLCISSRSESVWTATPRSNWEIYRKPIVIMSVGGAILLFGVVITCLAYTLHLGNNSLKVLKMIGPAFLSLGLMMLVCGLVWVPIIKKKQKQRQKSVFFQSLKSFFLNR; from the coding sequence ATGGAGGCTCTCCCCAGGGCCCTGGAGGTCGAGGAGAAGTCTCCGGAATCCAAGGACCTGCTGCCCAGCCAGACCGCCAGCTCCCTGTGCATCAGCTCCAGAAGTGAGTCTGTCTGGACCGCCACCCCCAGGAGTAACTGGGAAATCTACCGTAAACCCATCGTCATCATGTCGGTGGGGGGCGCCATCCTGCTCTTCGGCGTGGTCATCACCTGCCTGGCCTACACCCTGCACCTGGGCAACAACAGCCTTAAGGTCCTTAAGATGATAGGGCCCGCCTTCCTGTCGCTGGGACTCATGATGCTGGTGTGCGGGCTGGTGTGGGTGCCCAtcatcaaaaagaaacagaagcagagacagaagtCCGTTTTCTTCCAGAGCCTCAAGTCCTTCTTCCTGAATCGCTGA